The following proteins are co-located in the Triticum aestivum cultivar Chinese Spring chromosome 1A, IWGSC CS RefSeq v2.1, whole genome shotgun sequence genome:
- the LOC123137299 gene encoding uncharacterized protein At3g28850-like: MWSSWSRRKPAAGRLTHSPSLSSSATSPSKEHSGIGSVLDDAAAPPAGGGKIVLHRVRSSTKLRTCKSFAAAEEAAAAAVAAERRVVLYFTSLRAVRPTFEACRDVRAILRGLRVGVDERDVSMDAAFLTELRALMRRDQPPLPQLFVAGRLVGDADDVRALHESGELRRVVAGAPQLPPTPCASCGGSRFAPCVACGGSHRWFSEKTRGFRVCAACNENGLVRCTACSRG; the protein is encoded by the coding sequence ATGTGGTCGTCGTGGAGCCGGCGGAAGCCAGCCGCCGGGCGGCTCACGCATTCCCCGTCGTTATCCTCGTCTGCCACGTCGCCGTCCAAAGAGCACAGCGGCATCGGCTCCGTCCTTGACGATGCGGCGGCACCCCCCGCCGGCGGAGGCAAGATCGTCCTGCACCGCGTGCGGTCGTCGACCAAGCTACGGACGTGCAAGTCGTTCGCGGCGGCCGAGGAGGCAGCGGCGGCCGCGGTGGCGGCCGAGCGGCGTGTCGTGCTCTACTTCACCTCCCTACGAGCCGTGCGGCCCACGTTCGAGGCCTGCCGCGACGTGCGCGCCATCCTGCGCGGCCTCCGTGTCGGCGTCGACGAGCGGGACGTGTCCATGGACGCGGCGTTCCTCACCGAGCTCCGCGCGCTGATGCGGCGGGACCAACCGCCGCTGCCGCAGCTATTCGTCGCCGGACGGCTCGTCGGAGACGCGGATGACGTGCGCGCGCTGCACGAGAGCGGGGAGCTCCGGCGCGTCGTGGCCGGGGCGCCGCAACTTCCACCCACGCCGTGCGCGTCCTGCGGCGGCTCGCGGTTCGCCCCCTGCGTCGCGTGCGGCGGCAGCCATCGCTGGTTCAGCGAGAAGACTAGGGGGTTCCGTGTCTGCGCAGCGTGCAACGAGAACGGCCTCGTGCGGTGCACCGCATGCTCCCGCGGCTGA